TGAAGTAACTCCtagggatgtaaaggacgtcagctaggggaatcaagtgcttagggTCTTGCGATatccaagagacgtaaggaaGCTAAATTTCTCGGAGGGTCGATACGGTCTCAACGACATTCTAGTCAGAATTTTAATAATAGGATAGTGTGTGTAGCACCTTTGTACAAGGTGGTGTTGAAaacggactaggtcccgggggttttctacacATTgcagttaacaaaacttctggtgtcttgtgttatttctttttcgcgttttattatttatttttataatataaatatcacaagtagtacgttaaAAAACCTAGACAGTTTGTTGAGCTCAAACTGTGTAAAACCTACAAGACTCGCTGTTGTGAGTTCATGTTTTTATATATAGATTATATTTAAAAAATCAGCTTAACGTCAAGGAGGTGAAGAACTGATGAAACATATACAAGGAGAGCTTATAATAAAAGCTCCCAAAAAGAAGTAAACAAACCAAAACAAGAACTACCTCATTACAACATCCCGGTTTTGCAAAACTGTATTTAACGAAAAACCCTGAAAAATGTTAGTTCCCACACACCAGTTGAAGATGAAAACCTTCATATTATTAGTGATTGAGTCTAAAGGTTTGTATCTGCCATTGAAAACTCTATCATTCCTCTCAATCCATACTGCACACCAAATTGCAAAAGGATACAAATCCCAAATTCTTTTCCTAATGGTCATATCACCACTTTTCTTCCTTCTCCATTCCCAAAAGGTATTTCTAACACAGTCTTGAAACACACATTGCAGCTTGTAATAACTCGGAAAGTAATGCCACAAATGAGTTCTTATATAAGTCCAACGTAGGAGCTGCATTATCACACAAACTCCATATGAAAAAAATCACCTTCTGTGGTGTTCTTGGATTCCACGCAGACTTATATGGGAACATAATCAAACCCTCCTCTTCAAGTGCTTTATAACATTCTGCCACAGAGAAACCATGATTACCTACCTGCCATACTCTCTGGTCTTGGCCACAGTTAATATTAATAGCTGGCAACAGATTCAACAGGTGAGCCACATCTTCCACTTCAGATTCCTTCAATTTCCTGCAAAAGCCAAATTCCAACTATTTGAACTAGAAATTACCAGCAAATCTTGAATATAGCATCTTTCTTTGTGCAAATTTTATAAAGTGCAGGAAATAAAGACTTTGATGATTTCCCATTAATCCAATTTTCCTTCCAGAATAAGCACTTATCCCCACTGTTTACTTGTATTGAAGAATTTAACTCCACAACATTATAACTTTTTAAGATACCAGTCCACAAACTTTTACCAATTGAgttgtttgttttattttgcaAATCTGGTTTCCACCAAATTTGTGATGAACCACTTTCCTCCATAAGGCTTCCTCTTCATTACCATACCCCCACATCCACTTAGCATGTAATGCTTTGTTCATGATTCTCAACTTTTTGATACCAATTACTCCTCTCTCTTTTGGCAAATGCACTATTTTCCAAACCACCCAACTCTTCTTTGAAGACCCCCATAAAAACTGCCTCATTATTTTATCCAGCTGCTTCTTAACTGAAACAGGAAGCTGAAAAAGTAAGAGATAATAGACTGGTAAGCTGCATAACACATTCTTTATCAACATTAGTCTTCCTCCTTTTGAGAGATATCTTCTTTTCCAAGCACTTAACTTCTGTTGAAACCTTTGAACAATAACATCCCAAACTTCCACTACTTTTGACTTACTACCAAAAGGGATACCTAAATACTTCATAGGAAATGTAGCAATTGGACACCCAAAAATTATTGTACTAGCCTTAATATTTACAACATTACCAAAAACCACAATTGTATTTTTCTTGAAGTTGACCTTCAAACCAGAAACCAGCTCAAAGCTCAAAAGAATGCTCTTTAAATTTTGAATTTCCTCCAACTTATCATCCAAGAAGACAATTAATTCATCTGGAAATTTTAGATGACATATGGAACTAGCATCAGCAGCAGACTTAAAACCTAAAATTGGATTTATATGAGATGCTCTTTTTATCATTACAGAAAGCACCTCTACCACCAATATGAATAGAAATGGAGATATTGGATCCCCCTGTTTAACACCCTTTTGACTTCTAAATAATGAAGAAGCAGTACCATTCACAACCATTATATATAGATTACAAggcttgttcttgttggaatttaATAATGTACAATTTGGGTATATATTAGGTTGATTCTTGGGTATTGATTCTTGGCTTGTTTGCAAAGCACTTAACTTCTATTGAAACCTTTGAATAATAACATCCCAAACTTCAACTGATTTTGATTTACTACCTAAAGGGATACCTAAATACTTCATAGGAAGCGTAGTAATTGGACATCCAAAAATTATTGCATTAGCCTCAATATTTACAGCATTACCAACAGCCACAATTGCACTTTTCTTGAAGTTGACCTTCAAACCAGAAACCAGTTCAAAACTCAAAAGAATATTCTTTAAATTTTGAATTTCCTCCACCTGATCATCCAAGAAGACAATTAAGTTATCTACAAATTCTAGATGATGTATGGCACTAGCATCAGCAGCAGACTTAAAACCTAAAATTAGATTCATGTGAGATGTTCTTTTTATCATTACAGAAAGCACCTCCACCACCATT
Above is a genomic segment from Papaver somniferum cultivar HN1 chromosome 10, ASM357369v1, whole genome shotgun sequence containing:
- the LOC113315541 gene encoding uncharacterized protein LOC113315541, which gives rise to MDVNGTASSLFRSQKGVKQGDPISPFLFIMVVEVLSVMIKRTSHMNLILGFKSAADASAIHHLEFVDNLIVFLDDQVEEIQNLKNILLSFELVSGLKVNFKKSAIVAVGNAVNIEANAIIFGCPITTLPMKYLGIPLGSKSKSVEVWDVIIQRFQ